In Trifolium pratense cultivar HEN17-A07 linkage group LG7, ARS_RC_1.1, whole genome shotgun sequence, a genomic segment contains:
- the LOC123898114 gene encoding pentatricopeptide repeat-containing protein At1g03540-like, translating into MAKPHELKPFYATLLDTCSSTKHLKNLKTIHARTIKFNISHNDFIRTKLVSSYASCAQLHQANIIFSFTNRKPTFLFNSLIRAYASLNMFSHSLSLFRQMSFCYKPFDCHTLPVVLKSCASLSALRLGQQVHGAVLVNGFGFNLRNLNALIHMYAKCGCLVFARKVFDGMCERNEITWSTMIGGYGMHGRFEEVFQMFNRMMEVGERPDGVTFTVVLTACSHGGFVEKGREIFEMMKVRFGVKPELRHYTCMVDMLGRVGLVEEAEKLILKMDVEPDEAVWGALLGACKTHGKVDVAERVEERVNWTELTVVASSI; encoded by the coding sequence ATGGCAAAACCTCATGAACTCAAACCATTCTATGCAACACTTCTTGACACATGTTCTTCCACAAAACACTTAAAAAACCTCAAAACAATTCACGCACGCACAATCAAATTTAACATTTCACACAATGATTTCATTAGAACCAAACTTGTTTCTTCTTATGCTTCATGTGCTCAATTACACCAAGCAAATATCATTTTTTCATTCACAAATCGCAAACCCACTTTTCTATTCAATTCTCTTATTAGAGCTTATGCATCTCTCAATATGTTCTCTCATTCTTTATCACTCTTTAGGCAAATGAGTTTTTGTTATAAGCCTTTTGATTGTCATACATTGCCTGTGGTGTTAAAATCTTGTGCCTCGTTATCGGCTTTAAGGCTTGGGCAACAGGTTCATGGAGCTGTTTTGGTAAATGGGTTTGGATTcaatttgagaaatttgaatGCTTTGATACATATGTATGCTAAATGTGGGTGTTTAGTTTTTGCACGTAAAGTGTTTGATGGAATGTGTGAAAGGAATGAGATTACTTGGTCAACAATGATTGGGGGTTATGGAATGCATGGTAGGTTTGAAGAAGTTTTTCAGATGTTTAATAGAATGATGGAAGTAGGAGAGAGGCCGGATGGTGTGACTTTTACGGTTGTTTTGACTGCGTGTAGTCATGGTGGTTTTGTAGAGAAAGGGAGGGAAATTTTTGAGATGATGAAGGTGAGGTTCGGGGTGAAAccggagctgaggcattatacATGTATGGTGGATATGTTGGGGAGGGTTGGTTTGGTGGAAGAAGCAGAGAAGTTGATTTTGAAAATGGATGTTGAGCCTGATGAAGCTGTGTGGGGTGCCCTATTGGGGGCTTGTAAAACTCATGGGAAGGTTGATGTGGCTGAGAGAGTTGAAGAGAGGGTTAATTGGACAGAACTGACTGTTGTTGCATCCTCAATTTga
- the LOC123897306 gene encoding pentatricopeptide repeat-containing protein At1g05750, chloroplastic — protein sequence MNLTMNHTTPTQHSHPPKPPSHFHLPNQKPNSTFSPTNKPNKNQTLSQKHKPITDPTVAWTSSISHHCKNGNLLEAASEFIHMREAEVEPNNITLITLLSACAHYPSQTSIAFGETIHAYAFKYGFAMNDVMVGTALIDMYAKCHRLDYARLVFDQMGVKNLVSWNTMIDGYMKNGDVENALKLFDKLPMKNAVSWTVLIGGFVKKDCYEQALECFREMQLAGVAPDYVTVIAIISACANLGALGLGLWVHRLVIMKKELRENVRVLNSLIDMYARCGCIELARQVFDAMTQRTLVSWNSIIVGFAVNGLADEALNFFHSMKKEGFEPNGISYTGALTACSHAGLLDEGLKIFADMTRVCRVSPRIEHYGCLVDLYSRAGRLEEAWDVIKKMPMKPNEVVLGSLLAACRTEGDVELAEKAMKYLVELYPEGDSNYVLLSNIYAAVGKWDGASKVRMEMKDRGLRKKPGFSSIEIDSSIHNFVSGDKYHEENDNIYSALELLSFELQLCGYVPDFVGKESYEDD from the coding sequence ATGAATCTTACAATGAATCATACCACTCCAACACAACACTCTCACCCTCCAAAACCACCTTCACATTTTCATCTTCCAAATCAAAAACCTAACTCCACTTTTTCTCCAACAAACAAACCCAACAAAAACCAAACCCTCTCTCAAAAACACAAACCCATCACCGACCCCACAGTAGCATGGACATCCTCAATTTCTCACCACTGCAAAAATGGCAATTTACTCGAAGCAGCTTCTGAATTCATTCACATGAGAGAAGCTGAAGTTGAACCAAACAACATCACTCTCATCACACTTCTCTCTGCTTGCGCTCACTATCCCTCCCAAACTAGCATAGCCTTTGGAGAAACAATACACGCTTATGCTTTCAAATATGGTTTCGCTATGAACGATGTAATGGTGGGTACTGCGTTGATTGACATGTACGCTAAATGTCACCGATTGGATTACGCTAGGTTGGTATTTGATCAAATGGGTGTCAAAAATTTGGTTTCTTGGAACACAATGATTGATGGGTATATGAAGAATGGTGATGTTGAAAATGCACTCAAACTGTTTGATAAATTGCCTATGAAGAATGCTGTTTCTTGGACTGTGCTTATTGGTGGGTTTGTGAAGAAAGATTGTTATGAACAAGCTCTTGAGTGTTTTCGAGAAATGCAGCTTGCTGGTGTTGCTCCTGATTATGTGACTGTTATTGCTATCATTTCAGCGTGTGCTAATTTGGGTGCACTTGGTCTTGGCTTGTGGGTACATAGACTTGTTATTATGAAGAAAGAGTTGAGAGAGAATGTTAGAGTTTTGAATTCGTTGATAGATATGTATGCACGATGTGGATGTATAGAGCTTGCTCGTCAGGTGTTTGATGCGATGACTCAACGGACTTTGGTGTCTTGGAATTCGATCATTGTTGGTTTTGCTGTTAATGGGCTTGCAGATGAGGCGCTTAATTTCTTCCATTCAATGAAGAAGGAAGGGTTTGAGCCGAATGGAATCAGTTACACGGGTGCACTCACGGCGTGCAGTCATGCTGGATTACTTGATGAGGGACTAAAAATCTTTGCAGACATGACGAGAGTTTGTAGAGTTTCGCCAAGGATTGAGCATTATGGTTGCTTAGTTGATCTTTATAGTAGAGCAGGGAGGTTGGAGGAAGCATGGGATGTGATCAAGAAAATGCCCATGAAGCCTAATGAAGTGGTTTTGGGGTCATTGCTTGCAGCCTGTAGGACTGAAGGTGATGTTGAATTGGCTGAAAAAGCGATGAAATATCTTGTTGAATTGTACCCGGAGGGAGATTCCAATTATGTGCTTCTTTCGAACATATATGCTGCTGTTGGAAAATGGGATGGTGCAAGCAAGGTTAGGATGGAAATGAAAGACCGTGGCTTACGAAAGAAACCAGGCTTTAGTTCCATTGAGATTGATTCCAGCATTCACAATTTTGTGTCTGGTGATAAATATCATGAAGAGAACGACAATATTTACTCAGCCTTGGAGCTTCTGTCGTTTGAGCTGCAATTATGTGGCTATGTTCCTGATTTTGTTGGAAAAGAATCTTATGAGGATGATTGA
- the LOC123897305 gene encoding receptor protein kinase TMK1-like: MEVMLIEQVSKLILFCSMITICYGATNPNDLKVLNDFRKGLENPELLKWPEKGNNDPCGSPSWPYVFCSDDRVTQIQAKNLGLRGKLPQNFNQLSELSNLGLQRNNLTGMLPSFRGLSKLEFAFLDYNSFDAIPVDFFNGLTSLRILSLEENQLNVSTNGWSFPADLENSSQLTELSFVHCNLVGSLPDFLGTLPSLTSLRLSNNKLSGMIPATFAQSSIQVLWLNNQEGESGFTGSIDAIASMVFLTQIWLHGNKFSGTIPNNIGNLTSLKELNLNSNKIVGLIPKSLAEMNLDSVVLNNNMLMGPIPKFKAANFSYDDNLFCQTEPGLECSSEVTALLDFLNNLNYPSFLISDWSGNKPCTSSTGPWFGLSCNNSNSGVSIINLPKHKLNGSLSPSLAKLDSLLEIRLAGNNITGAVPSDFTKLKSLRLLDLTDNNIESPLPNFHEGVKVITVGNPFLINNHTGGSVSPTISGNSGPSSENNPSHSPSSLNQPVPSSNHKIFKTVATVAGVAGFAVVAFLVVLCFFKNKKASSDAPSSIVVHPRDPSDRGSIVKIAVSSKNTGSLSGKTGSSSLSSLSGETQNSYLIEAGKNVISVQVLRKVTNDFASENELGRGGFGTVYKGELEDGTNIAVKRMENGVIGNKALDEFQSEIDVLSKVRHRHLVSLLGYSIEGNERLLVYEYMPLGALSQHLFHWRKFALKPLSWSQRLVIALDVARAMEYLHGLARETFIHRDLKSSNILLGNDFRAKVSDFGLVKLAPNGEKSIVTKLAGTFGYLAPEYAVMGKITTKVDVFSYGVVLMELLTGLTALDESRSEEIRYLAEWFWRIKSNKEKLMSAIDPALEPNEETYESITIVAELAGHCTAREAYHRPDMSHAVNVLGALVEKWRPVNDELDCYSAIDDTQQLPQLLKIWKDAERNEFSYSTTASLEDSKGSIALRPTGFADSFTSNDAR, from the exons ATGGAAGTTATGTTGATAGAACAAGTTtcaaaattgatacttttttgTTCAATGATTACAATATGTTATGGTGCTACAAACCCTAATGATCTCAAAGTTTTGAATGATTTTAGAAAAGGGTTAGAAAATCCTGAACTTTTGAAATGGCCCGAAAAAGGTAACAATGATCCATGTGGTTCTCCTTCATGGCCTTATGTGTTTTGTTCTGATGATAGAGTCACTCAGATTCAAGCTAAGAATCTTGGTCTTAGAGGAAAATTGCCACAAAATTTTAACCAACTCTCAGAACTTTCCAATTTAGGTCTTCAACGAAACAATCTTACTGGTATGTTACCTAGTTTTCGTGGTTTATCAAAATTGGAATTTGCTTTCTTGGATTACAATTCATTTGATGCTATTCCTGTTGATTTCTTCAATGGACTAACAAGTCTTAGGATTTTGTCTTTGGAAGAAAATCAACTCAATGTGAGTACTAATGGTTGGTCATTTCCTGCGGATTTGGAGAATTCGTCACAGTTAACTGAACTTTCCTTTGTTCATTGTAATTTGGTTGGATCTTTGCCTGATTTTCTAGGCACATTGCCATCTCTCACTAGTCTAAGGCTTTCAAACAACAAACTTTCCGGTATGATTCCGGCTACTTTTGCTCAATCTTCAATTCAGGTTTTGTGGTTGAATAATCAAGAAGGAGAAAGCGGTTTTACAGGTTCTATTGATGCTATTGCTTCGATGGTTTTCTTAACACAGATTTGGCTACATGGAAACAAATTCTCAGGTACAATTCCAAACAATATTGGAAATCTCACTTCTTTGAAGGAACTCAATCTCAATAGTAACAAAATTGTTGGGCTGATTCCAAAATCCTTAGCCGAAATGAACCTTGATTCAGTTGTTTTGAACAATAACATGCTTATGGGTCCGATACCGAAGTTTAAAGCCGCAAACTTTTCTTATGATGATAATCTCTTTTGTCAAACTGAGCCAGGACTTGAATGTTCCTCAGAAGTTACAGCACTGCTTGATTTTCTGAATAATCTGAATTATCCATCGTTTCTGATTTCTGATTGGTCAGGTAATAAACCATGTACAAGTAGCACAGGACCATGGTTTGGATTAAGCTGCAACAATTCAAACTCTGGTGTATCTATTATTAATCTACCAAAACATAAGCTTAATGGTAGTTTAAGTCCCTCACTTGCTAAGTTAGATTCACTTCTTGAAATTAGGCTCGCTGGAAATAATATAACCGGCGCAGTTCCTAGTGATTTTACTAAATTGAAATCGTTGAGGTTGTTGGATTTAACTGATAATAATATTGAATCTCCTTTGCCAAATTTTCATGAGGGTGTGAAAGTTATTACTGTCGGTAACCCCTTTCTAATTAATAATCACACTGGAGGGAGTGTTAGTCCTACTATTAGTGGCAACAGTGGACCGAGTTCGGAGAACAACCCTTCACATTCTCCATCTTCACTGAACCAGCCGGTTCCGAGctcaaatcataaaatattcaAGACAGTGGCAACAGTGGCTGGAGTTGCAGGGTTTGCAGTTGTAGCTTTTTTGGTTGTTTTATGTTTCTTTAAGAACAAGAAAGCATCGTCGGATGCTCCAAGTTCCATTGTGGTTCACCCTCGAGATCCTTCTGATCGAGGAAGTATAGTTAAAATTGCGGTTTCAAGCAAAAACACTGGAAGCTTATCAGGAAAAACTGGCTCAAGTTCACTGAGTAGCTTAAGTGGTGAAACTCAAAACTCTTACTTAATTGAGGCTGGTAAGAATGTCATATCGGTGCAAGTGCTACGCAAGGTTACTAACGATTTTGCATCGGAAAATGAGCTAGGCCGCGGTGGATTTGGGACTGTTTACAAAGGGGAGTTAGAAGATGGAACCAATATAGCAGTAAAGAGAATGGAGAATGGAGTTATTGGCAATAAGGCATTGGATGAGTTTCAATCAGAAATAGATGTTCTTTCTAAGGTTCGTCACCGACATTTGGTATCTCTTTTAGGGTATTCCATTGAAGGCAATGAGAGACTTTTAGTTTATGAATATATGCCACTTGGTGCTCTGAGTCAACATCTTTTTCATTGGAGAAAATTCGCGTTGAAGCCTTTATCTTGGTCACAAAGGCTTGTAATAGCACTAGATGTTGCTAGAGCGATGGAATATCTTCATGGTCTTGCTCGCGAGACCTTTATTCATAGAGATCTCAAGTCTTCTAATATTCTACTAGGCAATGATTTTCGCGCAAAAGTTTCGGATTTTGGTCTTGTGAAGCTTGCCCCGAATGGCGAAAAATCTATAGTAACCAAACTTGCCGGGACATTTGGTTACCTTGCCCCTGAATATGCTG TGATGGGGAAAATCACCACAAAAGTTGATGTGTTCAGCTACGGCGTGGTATTAATGGAACTTCTAACCGGACTAACGGCGCTTGACGAGAGCCGGTCAGAGGAAATCCGATACTTGGCCGAATGGTTTTGGCGAATtaaatcaaacaaagaaaagctTATGTCTGCCATTGATCCAGCTTTGGAACCAAATGAAGAAACATATGAAAGTATAACTATTGTAGCAGAACTTGCCGGACATTGCACTGCTAGGGAAGCATACCATAGGCCAGATATGAGTCATGCTGTCAATGTATTAGGAGCATTAGTGGAGAAATGGCGACCGGTTAACGATGAACTCGATTGCTATTCCGCAATTGACGACACTCAACAACTTCCTCAATTGTTGAAAATTTGGAAGGATGCAGAACGCAATGAGTTTAGCTATAGTACTACTGCTAGTCTTGAAGACAGTAAAGGAAGTATTGCATTGAGGCCTACTGGATTTGCTGATTCTTTCACTTCTAATGATGCTAGatga
- the LOC123894433 gene encoding protein CLAVATA 3: MASKFIFSSFFILVLFCLLLMRETSGCNSTYACSYANGGSLRMIQNRKMLSGLKVSLEGSSTKMKYGEKAVIGELRKVPSGPDPLHHHNIGNPIKPETP; the protein is encoded by the exons ATGGCTTCAAAattcatcttttcttctttctttataCTTGTTCTGTTTTGCTTGCTTCTTATGAGGGAGACTTCTG GTTGCAATTCTACATATGCATGCTCCTATGCTAATGGAGGAAGTCTTAGAATGATTCAAAATAGGAAG ATGCTGTCTGGTTTGAAGGTTAGTCTAGAAGGATCTTCAACAAAGATGAAGTATGGTGAAAAGGCAGTGATTGGAGAGTTGAGGAAGGTTCCTAGTGGTCCAGATCCATTGCATCATCATAACATTGGCAACCCTATTAAGCCTGAAACTCCTTAA